In a genomic window of Thermus albus:
- a CDS encoding valine--tRNA ligase codes for MDLPKAYDPKTVEPKWAEKWANNPFVANPKSGKTPFVIFMPPPNVTGSLHMGHALDNSLQDALIRYKRMQGYEAVWLPGTDHAGIATQVVVERLLLKEGKTRHHLGREAFLKRVWEWKEESGGTILKQLKRLGASADWSREAFTMDEARSKAVRYAFSRYYHEGLAYRAPRLVNWCPRCETTLSDLEVETEPTPGKLYTLAYPVEGGGSIAIATVRPETVFADQAIAVHPEDERYRHLIGKRARIPLTDIWIPILADSAVEREFGTGALKVTPAHDPLDYEIGERHGLKAVSVINLEGRMEGERVPEALLGLDRFEARKKAVELFREAGHLLKEEEYTIQMATCSRCGTPLEYAIFPQWWLSMKPLAEKVIRGLERDEIAFVPERWKKVNLDWLRNVRDWNISRQLWWGHQIPAWYCQDCGAVNVPRPERYLEDPSTCETCGSPNLKRDEDVFDTWFSSALWPLSTLGWPEETEDLKAFYPGDVLVTGYDILFLWVSRMEVSGYHFRGERPFKTVLLHGLVLDEKGQKMSKSKGNVIDPLEMVERYGADALRFALTYLATGGQDIRLDLRWLEMARNFANKLYNAARFVLLSRESFQGQTDTPTLADRWMQSRLGRGVREITALYESLDLAQAAREVYELVWSEFCDWYLEASKPALRAGNAHTLMTLQDALATLLKLLHPIMPFLTSELYQALTGKEELALEAWPQATATDQEAEARFEVLKQAVTAVRALKAEAGLPLAQEVRVFVEGEAAPLWDNLEVFRFLSRAELLENRPGKALVKAMPKVTVRMPLEGLLDVEEWKRRQEKRLKELTDLVQRSQRKLSAPGFREKAPKEVVEAEEERLRENLAQMERIREALSQIG; via the coding sequence ATGGACCTACCCAAGGCCTACGACCCCAAAACCGTGGAACCCAAGTGGGCGGAGAAGTGGGCGAACAACCCCTTTGTGGCCAACCCCAAAAGCGGCAAAACGCCCTTTGTCATCTTCATGCCTCCTCCCAACGTTACGGGTAGCCTGCACATGGGCCATGCCTTGGACAACTCCCTGCAGGATGCCCTCATCCGCTATAAGCGCATGCAGGGCTACGAGGCCGTCTGGCTACCCGGCACCGACCATGCGGGCATCGCCACCCAGGTGGTGGTGGAAAGGCTTCTGCTTAAGGAGGGGAAGACCCGGCACCACCTGGGCCGGGAGGCCTTCTTGAAACGGGTCTGGGAATGGAAGGAGGAGTCCGGGGGAACCATCCTGAAGCAACTCAAGCGCCTGGGGGCCAGCGCCGACTGGAGCCGGGAGGCCTTCACCATGGACGAGGCCCGCTCCAAGGCGGTGCGCTACGCCTTTAGCCGCTACTACCACGAGGGGCTGGCCTACCGCGCCCCCCGCCTGGTGAACTGGTGCCCCCGGTGCGAGACCACCCTTTCGGACCTGGAGGTGGAAACCGAGCCCACCCCGGGCAAGCTGTACACCCTGGCCTACCCGGTGGAAGGAGGGGGAAGCATCGCCATCGCCACCGTGAGGCCGGAGACGGTCTTCGCCGACCAGGCCATCGCCGTCCACCCCGAGGACGAGCGCTACCGGCACCTCATCGGCAAAAGGGCCCGCATCCCCCTCACGGACATCTGGATACCCATTTTGGCCGACAGCGCCGTGGAGCGGGAGTTCGGCACCGGGGCCCTTAAGGTCACCCCCGCCCACGACCCCTTGGACTACGAGATCGGCGAACGGCACGGACTGAAGGCGGTTTCCGTCATCAACCTGGAAGGCCGGATGGAAGGGGAAAGGGTGCCGGAGGCCCTCCTGGGCCTGGACCGGTTTGAGGCCCGGAAAAAGGCGGTGGAACTTTTCCGGGAGGCAGGCCACCTCCTCAAGGAGGAGGAGTACACCATCCAGATGGCCACCTGCTCCCGGTGCGGCACCCCTTTGGAGTACGCCATCTTCCCCCAATGGTGGCTTTCCATGAAACCCCTGGCGGAGAAGGTGATAAGGGGTCTGGAGAGGGATGAGATCGCCTTCGTACCCGAACGCTGGAAAAAGGTCAACCTGGACTGGCTGAGAAACGTGCGCGACTGGAACATCTCCCGCCAGCTTTGGTGGGGGCACCAGATCCCTGCCTGGTACTGCCAGGATTGCGGTGCCGTTAACGTCCCCCGCCCTGAGCGCTACCTGGAAGACCCCAGCACCTGCGAAACCTGCGGAAGCCCTAACCTCAAGCGGGACGAGGACGTGTTTGACACTTGGTTTTCCTCGGCCCTCTGGCCCCTTTCCACCCTGGGCTGGCCGGAGGAGACGGAAGACCTCAAGGCCTTCTATCCGGGCGATGTCCTGGTGACGGGCTACGACATTCTTTTCCTCTGGGTGAGCCGGATGGAGGTATCCGGTTACCACTTCCGGGGGGAACGGCCCTTTAAGACCGTGCTCCTCCACGGCCTAGTGCTGGATGAAAAGGGCCAGAAGATGTCCAAGTCCAAGGGGAACGTGATAGACCCCTTGGAGATGGTGGAGCGCTATGGGGCCGATGCCCTGCGCTTCGCCCTCACCTACTTGGCCACGGGGGGCCAGGACATCCGGCTGGACCTCCGGTGGCTGGAGATGGCCAGGAACTTCGCTAACAAGCTCTACAACGCCGCCCGTTTCGTCCTCCTAAGCCGGGAATCTTTCCAAGGGCAAACCGACACCCCTACCCTGGCGGACCGTTGGATGCAAAGCCGCCTAGGCCGGGGTGTGCGGGAGATCACCGCCCTCTACGAAAGCCTGGACCTGGCCCAGGCGGCCCGGGAGGTGTACGAGCTGGTCTGGAGCGAGTTCTGCGATTGGTACCTGGAGGCCAGCAAGCCAGCCCTCAGGGCAGGGAATGCCCACACCCTCATGACCCTGCAGGACGCCCTCGCCACCCTTCTCAAGCTCCTCCACCCCATCATGCCCTTCCTCACCAGCGAGCTTTACCAGGCCCTCACCGGAAAGGAAGAGCTTGCCCTGGAGGCCTGGCCCCAGGCCACGGCCACGGACCAGGAAGCCGAAGCCCGATTTGAAGTCCTGAAACAGGCAGTGACCGCCGTACGAGCCCTAAAGGCCGAAGCCGGGCTTCCCTTGGCCCAGGAGGTGCGGGTGTTCGTGGAAGGAGAGGCCGCACCCCTTTGGGATAACCTAGAGGTGTTCCGCTTTCTATCCCGGGCTGAGCTCCTGGAAAACCGTCCTGGGAAAGCCCTGGTGAAGGCCATGCCCAAGGTGACGGTGCGCATGCCCCTAGAAGGCCTCTTGGATGTGGAGGAGTGGAAGCGCCGTCAGGAAAAGCGGCTTAAGGAGCTTACGGACCTGGTGCAAAGGAGCCAGAGGAAGCTTTCCGCCCCTGGCTTCCGGGAAAAAGCCCCCAAGGAGGTGGTGGAGGCGGAGGAGGAAAGGCTTAGGGAAAACCTGGCCCAGATGGAGCGGATCCGGGAAGCCCTCAGCCAAATAGGGTGA
- a CDS encoding Mrp/NBP35 family ATP-binding protein, producing MALTEERVLEALRTVMDPELGKDLVSLGMVGEIRLEGSRVDLLIRLTTPACPLKGQIEADIRQALHPLGVEEVRVRFGGGVKAPEQYPIPGVKHVVAVGSGKGGVGKSTVAANLALALLQEGARVGLLDADLYGPSQAKMFGLEGERLKVDQNRKILPLEAFGLKVLSIANIVPPGQAMIWRGPILHGTIKQFLEDVNWGELDYLVVDLPPGTGDVQLSLTQLTQVSGGVIVTTPQEVALIDAERAADMFKKVQVPVLGVVENMSHFLCPHCGKPTPIFGEGGGRRLAEKLKTRFLGEIPLTLPLRESGDRGRPILVEDPEGLEAEAFRRAARELAAALSVQAFIALPMA from the coding sequence ATGGCGCTTACGGAAGAAAGGGTCCTCGAGGCCCTGCGCACGGTGATGGACCCCGAGCTGGGGAAGGACCTGGTCTCCTTGGGCATGGTGGGAGAAATACGGCTGGAGGGAAGCCGGGTGGACCTCCTTATCCGCCTCACCACCCCCGCCTGTCCCCTAAAGGGCCAGATTGAGGCGGATATAAGGCAAGCCCTCCATCCCTTGGGAGTGGAGGAGGTGCGGGTGCGCTTTGGCGGAGGGGTGAAGGCCCCCGAGCAGTACCCCATCCCCGGGGTGAAGCACGTGGTGGCGGTGGGCTCGGGCAAGGGCGGGGTAGGCAAGAGCACCGTGGCCGCTAACCTGGCCCTGGCCCTTCTCCAGGAGGGGGCCAGGGTGGGGCTTTTGGATGCCGACCTCTACGGGCCCAGCCAGGCCAAGATGTTCGGCCTGGAGGGGGAGAGGCTTAAGGTGGACCAAAACCGCAAGATTCTGCCCCTCGAGGCCTTTGGCCTCAAGGTCCTCTCCATCGCCAACATCGTTCCTCCGGGCCAGGCCATGATCTGGCGGGGGCCCATCCTCCACGGCACCATCAAGCAGTTCTTGGAGGATGTGAACTGGGGGGAGCTGGACTACTTGGTGGTGGACCTTCCCCCTGGGACGGGGGATGTTCAGCTTTCCCTTACCCAGCTCACCCAGGTTTCGGGCGGGGTCATCGTCACCACTCCCCAGGAGGTGGCCCTGATTGATGCCGAAAGGGCTGCCGACATGTTCAAGAAGGTGCAGGTGCCCGTGCTGGGGGTGGTGGAGAACATGAGCCACTTCCTCTGCCCCCATTGCGGTAAGCCCACCCCCATCTTTGGGGAAGGGGGAGGCAGGCGGCTTGCGGAGAAGCTCAAGACCCGCTTCCTGGGGGAGATTCCCCTCACTCTGCCCTTGCGGGAAAGCGGGGATCGGGGAAGGCCCATCCTGGTGGAGGATCCGGAGGGCCTCGAGGCGGAGGCCTTCCGGAGGGCGGCCCGGGAGCTGGCTGCTGCCTTGAGCGTGCAGGCCTTTATCGCCCTGCCCATGGCCTAA
- a CDS encoding helix-turn-helix transcriptional regulator yields MALVLESTKERVLDLLRLRPHTAKEVAEALGVSRVAALKHLRDLEARGLVRSEVRKCLGRGRPYRLYVAQDREAPYAALCGDVLKGVERVLGREGVVRLLLERNRRLFAPLNLEALSLRDRLTRLAQFLREQGYEAEVVEDEGKLYLCQKRCPKLALSREHEALCQSELLAYQELLGLPLQREERLAEGGNCCRYRVE; encoded by the coding sequence ATGGCCTTAGTCCTGGAGAGCACCAAGGAGCGGGTTCTAGACCTCTTGAGGCTCAGGCCCCACACGGCCAAGGAGGTGGCGGAGGCTTTGGGGGTGAGCCGGGTGGCGGCCTTAAAGCACCTCCGGGACCTCGAGGCCCGGGGCCTGGTGCGCTCGGAGGTGAGGAAGTGCCTGGGCCGAGGCCGGCCCTACCGCCTTTACGTGGCCCAAGACAGGGAGGCCCCCTACGCCGCCCTGTGCGGGGATGTGCTTAAAGGGGTGGAAAGGGTTCTGGGCCGGGAGGGGGTGGTGCGCCTTCTCTTGGAAAGGAACCGGAGGCTGTTTGCCCCCCTGAATCTGGAGGCCCTGTCCTTACGGGATCGGCTTACCCGCCTGGCCCAGTTCCTTCGGGAGCAGGGCTACGAGGCGGAGGTGGTGGAGGACGAGGGGAAGCTGTACCTCTGCCAGAAGCGTTGCCCCAAGCTGGCCCTTTCCCGGGAGCACGAGGCCCTTTGCCAAAGTGAGCTTCTCGCCTACCAGGAGTTATTGGGCCTGCCTCTTCAGCGGGAGGAGAGGCTGGCGGAGGGGGGGAACTGTTGCCGTTACCGGGTAGAATAG
- a CDS encoding 50S ribosomal protein L11 methyltransferase: MWVYRLKGTAAELDPLVPELFDRGARGLEEREGEVWAYFPAPVDLPFGGVWEELPDEDWLAAWRRDLRPVRAGPFWVLAPWHSPEGQGIPLVIEPGMAFGTGHHETTRLALSALARHLRPGEKVLDLGTGSGILAIAAAKLGGEALGVDIDEAVLPQAEENARRNGVRVRFLRGSLGEALPYGPFDLLVANLFAELHQELAPRYRQALAPGGRLLLTGILAEKASWVKEAMAKAGPTFLEEEREGEWVLLAYRG, translated from the coding sequence GTGTGGGTTTACCGCCTCAAGGGCACGGCGGCAGAGCTGGACCCCCTGGTCCCGGAACTCTTCGATCGGGGGGCCCGGGGCCTCGAGGAGCGGGAGGGGGAGGTATGGGCCTATTTCCCCGCTCCCGTGGACCTTCCCTTTGGGGGGGTGTGGGAGGAGCTCCCCGACGAGGATTGGCTTGCTGCCTGGCGCAGGGACCTTAGGCCGGTAAGGGCGGGGCCCTTTTGGGTCTTGGCCCCCTGGCATTCCCCCGAAGGCCAAGGCATCCCCTTGGTGATAGAGCCGGGAATGGCCTTCGGCACCGGGCACCACGAGACCACCCGTCTGGCCCTTTCCGCCTTGGCCCGCCATTTGCGCCCTGGGGAGAAGGTGCTGGATTTGGGCACGGGCTCGGGCATCCTGGCCATCGCCGCCGCGAAGCTGGGTGGGGAAGCCTTGGGGGTGGACATTGACGAAGCCGTCCTCCCCCAGGCGGAGGAAAACGCCAGGAGGAACGGGGTTAGGGTGCGCTTCCTCCGGGGAAGCCTGGGGGAAGCCCTACCCTATGGCCCCTTTGACCTTTTGGTGGCCAACCTGTTTGCGGAGCTTCACCAGGAGCTGGCCCCCCGGTACCGCCAGGCCCTGGCCCCTGGGGGAAGGCTTCTCCTCACGGGGATCCTGGCGGAAAAGGCCTCCTGGGTGAAGGAGGCCATGGCGAAGGCGGGACCCACCTTTCTGGAAGAGGAGAGGGAGGGGGAGTGGGTCCTCTTGGCCTACAGGGGGTAA
- a CDS encoding 16S rRNA (uracil(1498)-N(3))-methyltransferase, whose translation MRPHRAYSPGLTGVLSLRESRHLLEVLRAQVGDRFTVFDAEREALAEVVELGPPVRYRILEERRPEREVGVEVALYPALLKGDKLSEVVRAATELGATRIQPLITRHSVPKEMGEGKLRRLQAIAVEAAKQSGRLRVPEVLPPIPLGSVPPVEQGMVAHLGARSLVREVLGLGKPLALAVGPEGGFAEEEVEFLQERGFTPVSLGRRILRAETAAIALLALCTAGEGR comes from the coding sequence ATGCGCCCGCACCGCGCCTATAGCCCAGGCCTTACCGGGGTGCTCTCCTTGAGGGAAAGCCGGCACCTCCTCGAGGTCCTAAGGGCCCAGGTGGGGGACCGGTTCACCGTCTTTGATGCCGAACGGGAGGCCTTGGCGGAGGTGGTGGAGCTGGGCCCCCCGGTGCGCTACCGCATCCTGGAGGAGCGCCGCCCCGAAAGGGAGGTGGGGGTGGAGGTGGCCCTTTACCCCGCCCTCCTCAAGGGCGATAAGCTTTCCGAGGTGGTGCGCGCGGCCACGGAGCTAGGGGCCACCCGCATCCAGCCTCTTATCACCCGGCATAGCGTGCCCAAGGAGATGGGGGAGGGAAAGCTAAGGAGGCTTCAGGCCATCGCCGTGGAGGCGGCCAAACAGTCAGGAAGGCTTAGGGTGCCCGAGGTGCTGCCGCCCATTCCCCTAGGTTCCGTCCCTCCGGTGGAACAGGGTATGGTGGCCCATCTGGGAGCAAGAAGCCTGGTGCGGGAGGTGTTGGGCCTTGGAAAACCCCTGGCCTTGGCCGTGGGGCCGGAAGGGGGGTTTGCCGAGGAGGAGGTGGAGTTTCTTCAGGAAAGGGGCTTTACTCCGGTTTCCCTGGGCCGCAGGATTCTGCGGGCGGAAACCGCGGCCATCGCCCTCCTCGCCCTTTGCACGGCGGGGGAGGGGAGATGA
- a CDS encoding AEC family transporter: protein MPHMQALLNTVLPVALVVLAGYLLGKRIPMDLTTLSRLTLYLLVPALIFDAMYRAEYSREGLWGLTLGFTLTYVLLFLTIQGAGKLLRLSPDVTKGLLVSSLFPNSGNMGLSLVYFALGEEGLRRAVVYFILSSVVMFGLGPAFIRGGSLREGLLFTLRLPLFHALFLSLMLKALGISLPFRLDEGVRLMGQAAIPVLLLTLGMQMGQTRFAIGAFEGLTSFLRLLLAPFLAFGVGLALGLPRLEHQVLVLQSATPVAVNAFLLTREFGSEANRVARSVVVSTFLSFLTIPLFLLLIGVR from the coding sequence ATGCCCCACATGCAGGCTCTCCTCAACACCGTGCTCCCCGTGGCCTTGGTGGTTTTGGCCGGTTACCTGTTGGGCAAGCGCATCCCCATGGACCTCACCACCCTAAGCCGCCTTACCTTATACCTCCTGGTGCCGGCCCTCATCTTTGACGCCATGTACCGGGCGGAGTACTCCCGGGAAGGCCTTTGGGGACTGACCCTAGGCTTTACCCTTACCTACGTTCTCCTCTTTCTGACCATCCAGGGAGCGGGAAAGCTCCTCCGCCTTTCCCCCGACGTCACCAAGGGGCTTTTAGTGAGTAGCCTCTTCCCCAACTCCGGCAACATGGGCCTCTCCCTGGTCTATTTCGCCCTAGGGGAGGAGGGCTTAAGGCGGGCCGTGGTCTACTTCATCCTCTCCAGCGTGGTGATGTTCGGGCTGGGACCGGCCTTTATCCGGGGCGGAAGCCTTAGGGAGGGGCTTCTTTTCACCCTACGCCTACCCCTTTTCCACGCCCTTTTCCTGAGCCTGATGCTAAAAGCCTTGGGGATTAGCCTCCCCTTCCGCTTGGATGAAGGGGTGCGCCTCATGGGCCAGGCCGCCATCCCCGTCCTTCTCCTGACCCTGGGAATGCAAATGGGCCAAACCCGCTTTGCCATCGGGGCCTTTGAGGGCCTAACCAGCTTCCTAAGGCTCCTTTTGGCACCCTTTCTAGCCTTTGGAGTCGGGCTCGCCCTTGGACTTCCCCGCCTGGAACATCAGGTCCTGGTGTTGCAGTCCGCCACCCCAGTGGCGGTGAACGCCTTTCTCCTCACCCGGGAGTTCGGCAGCGAGGCCAACCGGGTGGCGAGGAGCGTGGTGGTTTCCACCTTTTTATCCTTCCTAACGATTCCCCTTTTCCTCCTCCTGATCGGGGTCCGGTAG
- a CDS encoding ornithine cyclodeaminase gives MGYLALSQALRKVLLRGGVAPRRQVLTLPQGQFLVMPAADQEVALCKLVTVEASRREEDGPQRRPSVQAEVWAKRLDTGEVFHLPGEEITKRRTAALSLLAARLLAPRQEGALLLLGPGAQGEAHLEAFAEGLRLTRVFVRGRSRDRLEVFMRKVREIGLSVEEWLGEEVPEEVAFIVTATPSPAPVLPERVPEGAFIAAVGSFRPEMQEVPRALVERAAVYCDTEDALVEAGELQGLSKPVVTLREALLGKRAEGDPVLFKSVGHALFDLAAVRHLMGLD, from the coding sequence ATGGGATACCTGGCTCTTTCCCAGGCCCTAAGGAAGGTCCTCCTCCGGGGGGGGGTGGCCCCCAGGCGCCAGGTTCTAACCCTTCCCCAGGGGCAGTTTCTGGTGATGCCCGCCGCCGACCAGGAGGTGGCCCTTTGCAAGCTGGTTACGGTGGAGGCTTCCCGAAGGGAAGAGGATGGGCCTCAGCGCCGGCCTTCGGTGCAGGCGGAGGTCTGGGCCAAGAGGCTGGATACCGGGGAGGTCTTCCACCTGCCGGGAGAGGAGATCACGAAAAGGCGCACTGCCGCCCTTTCCCTTTTGGCGGCTAGGCTTCTTGCGCCGAGGCAAGAGGGGGCGCTTCTTTTGCTGGGGCCTGGAGCGCAGGGGGAAGCCCACCTCGAGGCCTTCGCCGAAGGTCTTCGCCTGACCAGGGTCTTTGTGCGGGGAAGGAGTCGGGACAGGTTGGAAGTTTTTATGCGGAAGGTCCGAGAGATAGGCCTTTCTGTTGAAGAATGGTTGGGCGAGGAAGTGCCCGAGGAGGTGGCCTTCATCGTCACCGCTACACCCAGTCCCGCCCCGGTACTACCGGAGAGGGTACCGGAGGGCGCCTTCATCGCCGCCGTTGGCAGTTTCCGCCCGGAGATGCAGGAGGTCCCCCGGGCCCTGGTGGAAAGGGCTGCCGTCTACTGCGACACGGAGGACGCCCTCGTGGAGGCGGGGGAACTTCAGGGCCTTTCTAAACCCGTGGTCACCTTAAGGGAAGCCCTCTTGGGCAAGCGGGCGGAAGGGGATCCCGTGCTGTTTAAGAGCGTGGGCCACGCACTTTTTGACCTGGCCGCGGTGCGGCACCTCATGGGCTTGGATTAG
- a CDS encoding NADPH:quinone oxidoreductase family protein, whose translation MRAWVQERLRGPLVLKELPDPTPGPGEVVLEVEAVGLNFADHLMRLGGYLTRVHPPFVPGMEAVGRVAGQRFAALMGHGALAERIAVPREALLPVPEGLSPEEAAAYPVSFLTAYLALRQAGAKPGEKVLVQAAAGALGTATVQVAKAMGLRVLASASRPEKLALPQTLGAEATATYGELTEKAKAFGGVDILLEVRGNLLEESLALLNPGGRLVYIGAAEGEAASLNPLRLMRRNLTVTGFWLAPLLRQQALVQEALGFLLPRLGRELKPVVGAVFPFLEAEAAFQALIDRGHTGKIVVRF comes from the coding sequence ATGCGCGCCTGGGTGCAAGAACGCTTGCGTGGTCCATTGGTCCTTAAAGAGCTTCCCGACCCCACACCGGGCCCTGGAGAAGTGGTGTTGGAGGTGGAGGCGGTGGGCCTGAACTTTGCCGACCACCTTATGCGCCTTGGTGGGTACCTCACTCGCGTCCACCCGCCCTTCGTGCCCGGTATGGAGGCCGTAGGTCGGGTGGCAGGCCAGCGCTTTGCCGCTTTAATGGGGCATGGGGCTCTAGCAGAGCGGATAGCTGTGCCCAGGGAGGCCCTTCTCCCCGTGCCAGAGGGGCTTTCCCCTGAGGAAGCCGCCGCTTACCCGGTTTCTTTCCTCACCGCCTATTTAGCCCTGCGGCAGGCGGGGGCCAAGCCCGGGGAAAAGGTCCTGGTGCAGGCAGCGGCAGGGGCCTTGGGAACTGCCACCGTGCAGGTGGCCAAGGCCATGGGCTTGCGGGTGCTGGCCTCCGCCTCGAGGCCCGAGAAGCTGGCCCTCCCCCAAACCCTAGGCGCCGAGGCCACCGCCACCTATGGGGAGCTTACGGAAAAGGCCAAGGCCTTCGGCGGGGTGGACATCCTTCTGGAGGTGCGCGGCAACCTTCTGGAGGAAAGCCTGGCCCTTCTGAACCCGGGAGGAAGGCTGGTCTATATCGGGGCCGCAGAGGGGGAGGCCGCTTCCCTGAATCCCCTGCGCCTCATGCGCCGAAACCTTACGGTCACGGGCTTTTGGCTGGCTCCCCTCCTCAGGCAACAGGCCTTGGTGCAGGAAGCCTTGGGGTTTCTCCTGCCCCGGTTGGGCCGTGAGCTCAAGCCCGTGGTGGGGGCGGTTTTCCCTTTCCTAGAGGCTGAGGCCGCCTTCCAGGCCCTCATAGACCGGGGTCATACCGGAAAGATCGTGGTTCGCTTCTAA
- a CDS encoding carbohydrate ABC transporter permease yields the protein MGRILLYTFLLLATLFFLLPVYLVILTALKEPARITLDTVWHWPNPVYWESFRVAWEAFRPKFQNSVILALSATVLSAVVGALNGYVLAKWPFRGSNLLFALMLFGMFIPYQSILIPLFQFVKAIGLYGTLWGLILVHVVYGIPIVTLIFKNYYSEIPDELVEAARIDGAGFFGIFRHVILPLSAPAFVVVAIWQFTQIWNEFLFAVTLTRPESQPITVALAQLAGGEAVKWNLPMAGAILAALPTLFVYIFLGRYFLRGLLAGSVKG from the coding sequence ATGGGCCGGATTCTTCTATACACCTTTCTCCTCCTTGCCACCCTCTTCTTCCTCCTTCCCGTCTACCTGGTGATCCTCACCGCCTTAAAGGAGCCTGCCAGAATCACCCTGGACACGGTCTGGCATTGGCCCAATCCCGTATACTGGGAAAGCTTCAGGGTGGCCTGGGAGGCCTTCCGCCCCAAGTTCCAAAACAGCGTGATCCTGGCTCTTTCTGCCACCGTTCTCTCTGCTGTAGTGGGAGCGCTCAACGGCTACGTCCTGGCCAAATGGCCCTTCAGGGGATCTAACCTCCTCTTTGCCCTCATGCTCTTCGGCATGTTCATCCCTTACCAAAGCATCCTGATCCCTCTCTTCCAGTTCGTGAAGGCCATAGGCCTCTATGGCACCCTCTGGGGCCTCATCCTGGTACACGTGGTCTACGGAATTCCCATCGTCACCCTGATCTTCAAGAACTACTACAGCGAAATCCCGGATGAGCTGGTAGAGGCAGCCCGCATAGACGGAGCGGGATTCTTCGGTATCTTTCGGCACGTGATCCTACCTCTTTCCGCTCCCGCCTTCGTAGTGGTGGCCATTTGGCAGTTCACACAGATCTGGAACGAGTTCCTCTTCGCCGTGACCTTAACCCGGCCGGAAAGCCAGCCCATCACTGTGGCCCTGGCCCAGCTGGCAGGGGGTGAAGCCGTGAAATGGAATCTGCCCATGGCCGGGGCTATCCTGGCTGCCCTACCTACCCTCTTCGTCTATATCTTCCTGGGCCGGTACTTCCTGCGGGGCCTTCTAGCTGGTTCCGTAAAGGGGTAA
- a CDS encoding carbohydrate ABC transporter permease — protein MRDRITAFLVLLPSLVAVGVFVYGFIGQNLWVSFSDWGKNPTQALALRPELQFVGLENYRELFSGFVDVRFRQSVVNLIFFTLFFMAGTLGLGLLLAIALDRGPKGEGFFRTVFLFPMALSFVVTGTIWRWLLQPQGGVNVLPTLFGFPPFNFPWLTTRQQVLVFDWNQLPFYTALAVGLTLLYLAWQAHRGGERKRLFWSLLSSGLLLLWALTLGRNIRLLPYAEPHGFSLALVGVILAAVWQMSGYTMALYLAGLRGIPVEILEAAKVDGASEWQTYRYVIFPLLAPITLSALIVLGHIALKIFDLIFAMAGLDYAPTDVPAIYMYLLAFRGNQFAKGAAIGILLLLLVAMVVIPYLASQLKKEVRR, from the coding sequence ATGCGTGACCGTATCACAGCCTTCTTGGTCCTCCTCCCCTCCTTGGTGGCGGTAGGCGTCTTTGTCTACGGCTTCATCGGGCAAAACCTCTGGGTTTCCTTCAGCGACTGGGGTAAGAACCCCACTCAAGCTTTGGCCCTGAGACCTGAGCTCCAGTTCGTGGGCCTGGAGAACTACCGCGAGCTCTTTAGCGGCTTTGTGGACGTGCGGTTCCGCCAGAGCGTGGTCAACTTGATCTTCTTTACCCTCTTCTTCATGGCGGGAACCCTGGGCCTAGGCCTTCTATTGGCCATAGCCCTAGACCGAGGCCCTAAGGGGGAAGGCTTTTTCCGCACGGTTTTTCTTTTTCCCATGGCCCTCTCCTTCGTGGTAACAGGCACCATCTGGCGTTGGCTTCTGCAACCCCAAGGTGGGGTCAACGTTTTACCCACTCTCTTTGGCTTTCCCCCCTTTAACTTTCCCTGGCTCACCACAAGGCAACAGGTGCTGGTCTTCGACTGGAATCAACTCCCCTTCTACACAGCCTTGGCCGTGGGTCTAACCCTTCTGTACCTTGCCTGGCAAGCCCACCGCGGAGGCGAAAGAAAGCGTCTTTTCTGGAGTCTCCTATCCAGTGGGCTGCTTCTCCTTTGGGCCCTAACCCTGGGTCGGAACATCCGCCTTCTTCCCTACGCCGAGCCCCACGGCTTCAGCCTGGCCTTGGTGGGGGTGATCCTGGCAGCGGTGTGGCAGATGTCGGGCTACACCATGGCCCTTTACCTGGCGGGCCTGAGGGGCATCCCCGTGGAAATTTTGGAGGCCGCCAAGGTGGATGGGGCCAGCGAGTGGCAGACCTATCGGTACGTTATTTTTCCCCTCCTCGCCCCCATCACACTTTCCGCCCTGATCGTCCTAGGCCACATTGCCTTGAAGATCTTTGACCTTATCTTCGCTATGGCCGGGCTAGACTATGCTCCCACCGACGTGCCAGCCATCTACATGTACCTTTTGGCCTTCCGAGGCAACCAGTTTGCCAAGGGTGCTGCCATCGGCATACTCCTATTGCTTTTGGTGGCCATGGTGGTCATCCCCTACCTGGCGAGCCAGCTGAAGAAGGAGGTCAGGCGCTGA